AGTTCATTCTGATTTGGGGCCACAATCCAGCGGAGACGGCGCCTATCTTCTTCGGCCAGTACATTGAGAAGGCCGTTCTCGACAACGGCGCCGAGATGGTCGTTATAGACCCGCGCGCGACGAGGGGCCACAAGTACGCGAGCATGCACCTCAAGCCCTACCCGGGAACCGACCTCGCGATAGCTCTGGCCATGCTCAACGTCGTTATAAGCGAGGAGCTCTACGACAAGGAGTTCGTCAACGAGAGGACGACCGGCTTCGAGGAGCTCAAGGAAGCCGTTAAGGACTACACCCCCGAGTGGGCCGAGAAGATAAGTGGCGTTCCCGCCGAGGACATAAGGAAGGTCGCGAGGCTCTTCGCCACCAAGAGGACGGCACTCCTCGTCAACGAGGGCCTCAACCAGCACGTCAACGGTTTCGAGTTCGCCCTTGCCCTCGCGAACCTCATCGCGATTACCGGCAACATCGGCAAGGAAGGCGTCTGGAGCGGTGTCTTCCCAGGAGCGCAGTGCGGTCTCTGTGCTGCGATGAGCGCGATAATGCCCAACAAGCTCCCGACCGGAAAGCTCGTCACCGACGAGGCCGCGAGGGCCGAGCTTGAGAGGCTCTGGGGCTTCAAGATACCGGACTGGGTTGGCCTTGACCTGACAACTATGATACGCGAGATGGGCAACAAGATTAGGATGATGTACATAGTCGGTGGCAACATCGCCAAGTCGGCCCCGAACAGCAAGTGGGTTAGGGAACAGCTCAAGAAGCTTGACTTCCTGGTCGTGCAGGACATATTCCTCACCGAGACGGCTAAATATGCCGATATAGTTCTCCCGGCCGCGGCCTGGTTCGAAAAGACCGGAACGGCAATAAGCGCCGAGAGAAGGGTCCAGAGGAGCTACAAGGCCGCGAACCCGCCCGGAGAAGCCAAGCCCGACTGGCTCATCATCGTTGAGCTGGCAAAGGAGCTCGGCCTTGGCGAATACTTCAAGTACGAGCACCCGGACGAGATTCTCAGGGAGATAAACAGCGTCATTCCGCTCTTCAAGGGTGCAACGCCTGAGTATCTCGCGGAGCACCCGGAGGGATGCTTCTTCCCGTGTACCGAGCCCGGCGAGGGAACGAAGGTTCTCTTCAAGAAGGGCTTCAAGACGGCCGATGGAAAGGCCCATCTCCAGCTCGTTGGCTGGCGCGAGCCACCGGAGAAGCCCGACGAGGAGTACCCGCTCTGGCTCACCAACTTCAGGCTCGTTGGCCACTGGCACACGGGAACCATGTCCTTCGAGAGCCCGAGCCTCCAGAAGCGCTGGCCCGAGGAGTACGTCATGATTAACCCGAAGGACGCCGAGAAGTACGGTATAAAGGACGGCGACCTCGTCAAGGTCGAGACCAGGCGCGGAAGCGTTCTCGTCAGGGCAGAGGTTACCGACCACGTCAGGGAAGGCGTTATCGCGATGCCGAACCACTGGAACATCAACGTCCTGACCCTCGAGACCATCCACGAGAAGACCAAGATGGCCGAGCTCAAGGCCGTCGCGGCCAGGGTTAGTAAGGTGGAGGAGTGAGGTGGTTGGAATGAGCAAGAAGATTTTCCTCGACTATAAGCGCTGTATCGGCTGTAAGGCCTGTGAAGTGGCCTGTGAAATGACGCACGGCGAGGCAAGGATTAAGGTCTTTGAGTTCCCCGACCTCTTCACCGTCCCCTTCAACTGCCGTCACTGTGAGAAGGCACCGTGTATGAACGTCTGTCCGACCGGGGCGCTCTTCAGGGACGAGGACGGCGCGGTGGCCTTCGACCCGCTCAAGTGTATTGGCTGTCTCATGTGTGCCGTCGCCTGTCCCTTCGGAGTTCCGAAGCTCGACGAGGAGAACAAGATTATGGACAAGTGCGACCTCTGTTCCGACAGAAGGGCGGAAGGAAAGCTTCCAGCGTGTGTCTCTGCCTGTCCAACTGAGGCCCTGCTCTACGGCGATATAAACGAGGTGCTCTGGAACAGGGAAGGAAAGATAGTGGCCAACCTGAAGAGCTCCGCCGAGAAGGGGGAGGGCGAGAAGGCCTACATCGTCCTCTGACCTTATTTTTTTGCGAGGGAAACCAAGGGTTAAAAACCAAGAGGTGATGGTGATGATTGAACTGGTGCTAATCTCAGCGCTCATCCCCTTCGTGCTCCTGATACTCTGGAAGCTCGACGGAAGAACAGCCGACCTGATAGCGGGCTCGGTTCTCGGCGTTTCCCTGCTCCTCAACGGGGTTGCCGTTTACGATTTCTTCTCAAAGGGCTCTGACAAGGTTTACCACACCGCCTACGTTACCACCGGCAACCTCGGCGAGGTCTTTGGAATAACCGCCGATACCGCCTCAATGCTTATGGGTCTCGTCTCGATACTAATCGCGTTTCTTATGGCAGTCTATGCGAGCAAGTTCCTTGACTCCGGGAAAGGGAAGTTCTACGCGCTCTTCGGCCTGCTCACCGGTGCGAGCATGGTCTTCATATACTCGACCAACCTCGTCCAGTTCGCCGTTGCGCTTGAGCTCATGGCGATAGCGATGCTCTGCCTCGTGGAGCTCGGTAATGCCAAGACTGATGCCCTCAAGGCCTTTCTCGTCCTCAACGTCGGCGTGCTCCTCATTCTCGGTGCGGTTGCCGTTCTTGGCACCGGGCAGGACCTTACCAAGGCCACTTATGACGGCACGGCGTTCC
The Thermococcus sp. 21S9 DNA segment above includes these coding regions:
- the fdhF gene encoding formate dehydrogenase subunit alpha, which produces MAEKLVPVVCPWCSVGCRFYAVSVNGYIRKIEFDYDHPTVNRGKLCPKGVASYQFINSPRRLKKPLKRVGEKGEGKFEEISWSEAYRIIAEKIKEIKETYGPEAIAFLGSEKITFEENYLIHKLSKAIGTNHLDFPGRYCQYSNSPARTAVFGSSAATNPFEDVAKAEFILIWGHNPAETAPIFFGQYIEKAVLDNGAEMVVIDPRATRGHKYASMHLKPYPGTDLAIALAMLNVVISEELYDKEFVNERTTGFEELKEAVKDYTPEWAEKISGVPAEDIRKVARLFATKRTALLVNEGLNQHVNGFEFALALANLIAITGNIGKEGVWSGVFPGAQCGLCAAMSAIMPNKLPTGKLVTDEAARAELERLWGFKIPDWVGLDLTTMIREMGNKIRMMYIVGGNIAKSAPNSKWVREQLKKLDFLVVQDIFLTETAKYADIVLPAAAWFEKTGTAISAERRVQRSYKAANPPGEAKPDWLIIVELAKELGLGEYFKYEHPDEILREINSVIPLFKGATPEYLAEHPEGCFFPCTEPGEGTKVLFKKGFKTADGKAHLQLVGWREPPEKPDEEYPLWLTNFRLVGHWHTGTMSFESPSLQKRWPEEYVMINPKDAEKYGIKDGDLVKVETRRGSVLVRAEVTDHVREGVIAMPNHWNINVLTLETIHEKTKMAELKAVAARVSKVEE
- a CDS encoding 4Fe-4S dicluster domain-containing protein, encoding MSKKIFLDYKRCIGCKACEVACEMTHGEARIKVFEFPDLFTVPFNCRHCEKAPCMNVCPTGALFRDEDGAVAFDPLKCIGCLMCAVACPFGVPKLDEENKIMDKCDLCSDRRAEGKLPACVSACPTEALLYGDINEVLWNREGKIVANLKSSAEKGEGEKAYIVL